Sequence from the Bacillus thuringiensis genome:
TTGGAATGTCGGGACCTATATTCCCAAGAAGCGCATTATCCGTTACGCGACCAAAAGGAACTACCATCGTTGCCCCATTTTTTTCAGAAATACCTAGCCCTTTCAGATTACCTTGTTCTACTTGCTGTAAATATTTTTCTATGTACATGGTCGTTGACGTTACAATTTCATTTACTTGCTTCGTATTTAAATTAATTGTGGATACTTTCCCGTTTTTATCATTTTGTACTTTCATTAATGAATCGACATCGAACCCTTCATTAATTCTGTCTTTTACCGCCTTCGTCATAACCGCTGTCGCCATTTTATGTGTCTCTACTTCTCCATATTTAATCAATGTCGGCTGAATGCTGCTGTTCACAATCCATAATCCTTGCAAGAGTAATATGACAAAAAGAATAAACGACATAAGCAGTATGTGCCGAAAGGAAATAGGTCCCCTTCGAAACCGCGAATTTTTCGAACGAAATATACTCATAAAAAACCCTCCTTCTTATATCATTTCTATGCAAGAAGGAGGGACGATATATGCTTATCTCATTTTTAATAACGCTTCTTTTCCGATTGTGCCAGCCGTAATACCTAAAGCTTCAGCTTCAATCGTTACTGATTCTAGCGGCGCTTCAAGAAGTTGTTCAATCGTTCTTACACCAACCGCACGGCCAGCAATAATACCTCGATCCCCTAGCTTCTCATTTAAAAGACCTACATCTAATGCACCGCACATAATATATCCTTTATCGCTCATTACAGCTAGCAAATTTGTCTTTGGAAGTTTGACGCTAACCGCAATAAACGTATAATTATCGATTATAATTGGCTCCACATTAACCATAGTTCACACTCCTCTCTTTCTTATCTGTATGACAAGAGAAAAATGAGTGTTACAAGTTAACTAGCCTATAGTTTAACCGAAGATGTATGAGTTATTAACATGTCTGTTAACACATCTCTAAGTAGTTCTGGCATATAATATTGTTTGTCAGAAAGTGTGGATAGCTCTGGGTATAAGTAGCCAAATGTGAACATATCAATCGTTCCTACCGTATATATACGATCTAATTCCAGCGATTCCCCGTTAATTAATACATCCTCGAGTAAAATTTTATTCCCAGGAATCGTGTCTGGAATGACTTCTACACCAGCGTAAATCATTTTCCCCATCACTTTTCCGCGAAATCCAAATCCTTTCACCTCAAGGTTCTCCATATTCGGGCGACGTGCTTTCAAAATCACTTCCCTTAACGTTTTCCCGGGCACTTTTAATAAACATGGATTAATTGGATGTGGACAAATTCTGTGAATATCTCCACGCGTTACAACACCTTCTTCTAATCCTTCAAGAAGTACACCAGCGTTCACCATGCCAATCTCCGCACCGCACCACGTTTTCAGCGCATTTGCTAACATGTGAGAAAATGACGTCTCATGAAACCAATCAACTGGTAATGATTCCTTTAAATGAACGACAGGCTCTTCCATAATATGTTTACTTTCTTCCTGCAGCATTTCAATTGTGGATAACGGTTTACTATAAGCACCTAAACGTTCTGTCTTAATCGCTCTACCGTCCTTTTTCAACAGCTTCTTCGTCTCTTTATCCACAGTAAGCTGAACGTGCCCAACGTAAC
This genomic interval carries:
- the yunB gene encoding sporulation protein YunB gives rise to the protein MSIFRSKNSRFRRGPISFRHILLMSFILFVILLLQGLWIVNSSIQPTLIKYGEVETHKMATAVMTKAVKDRINEGFDVDSLMKVQNDKNGKVSTINLNTKQVNEIVTSTTMYIEKYLQQVEQGNLKGLGISEKNGATMVVPFGRVTDNALLGNIGPDIPIDFTTIGHVNTDIKQKIEPHGINTTAIQIIMEMEVTLQVIIPFHTKEIKVKQDVPIATRIVQGEVPTYYGSGSVVVPDKKKTDS
- a CDS encoding YunC family protein, producing the protein MVNVEPIIIDNYTFIAVSVKLPKTNLLAVMSDKGYIMCGALDVGLLNEKLGDRGIIAGRAVGVRTIEQLLEAPLESVTIEAEALGITAGTIGKEALLKMR
- a CDS encoding bifunctional UDP-sugar hydrolase/5'-nucleotidase gives rise to the protein MNIDKETIIHLYHTNDIHSHFENWPQISRFVQGEKKRRQGAGETVLTVDIGDHVDRFHSISEATNGLGNTKLLNEALYDYVTIGNNEGITLAKEHLNRLYDDAGFEVLVANLFEKEGVRPDWAKPYKLHTTTDGITIAFIGLTVAYPEFYQMLDWHIEDPIKHLESILEEVRDEAHITVVLSHLGKSMDEYMAEHYDIDVILGAHTHHLFERGVLMNNTLLCCCEKWGRYVGHVQLTVDKETKKLLKKDGRAIKTERLGAYSKPLSTIEMLQEESKHIMEEPVVHLKESLPVDWFHETSFSHMLANALKTWCGAEIGMVNAGVLLEGLEEGVVTRGDIHRICPHPINPCLLKVPGKTLREVILKARRPNMENLEVKGFGFRGKVMGKMIYAGVEVIPDTIPGNKILLEDVLINGESLELDRIYTVGTIDMFTFGYLYPELSTLSDKQYYMPELLRDVLTDMLITHTSSVKL